GCGGCCGGCGCGCTTCGAGGGGAGCCACCTCGGCGAGGCCGACCTGATCCTCGCCTGGATCGCGGGCATCGTCACGACGCTGCTGCTCTGGCACGCGGCGCGCATAGCACTCGACCTCAACGAATGGCCGGCGTCGTGGTCGCCGGTCGCGAACGGGCTGTCGAACCTGTTCGGCGCCGGGCAGCCGACCGAGACCCTCGAGCGCGCGCTCGTCTGGGCGCACGTCCTGCTGATCCTCGGGTTCCTCGCATACCTGCCGTACTCGAAGCACCTCCACATCATCACGGCGGTGATCAACGTGTTCTTCGGCCGCACGAGCGCCCGCGGCCGGCTCGAGCCGCTGGTCTTCGACGACCCGGACGTGCCCGAGGAGGAGATCCGGATGGGCGCGGGGACGCTGACCGACATGACGTGGAAGCAGATGATGGACACCGTCACCTGCACGGAGTGCGGCCGCTGCCAGGAGGTCTGCCCCGCGTGGAACACCGGCAAGGCGCTGTCTCCGAAGCTCCTGATCATGGGCCTGCGCGACCACATGCTCGAGCAGGGGCCGAAGCTCCTGGCCGGTGACGAGAGCGCGGACGCCGTGCCCTTGGTGCCGAACGCGGTCACCGACGAGGTGGTGTGGGATTGCGTTACGTGCGGCGCGTGCGTGCGCGAATGCCCGGTCTCGATCGAGCACATCGACCACATCGTCGACCTGCGCCGGCATCTTGTGATGGCAGAGGCGCGGTTCCCGGCGGAGGCAGACCCGATGATGCGCGACATCGAGCGCGCGTCGAACCCCTGGGGCAAGGCCCAGCAGGACCGGGCCGACTGGGCGGAGGGGCTCGGCGTGCGAGTGCTCGAGCCGGGCGAGGCGCCGCCCGAGGTCCTCTACTGGGTCGGCTGCGCCGCGTCGTTCGACGAGCGCGCGAAGCAGACGGCCGTTTCGACGGCGAAGCTGCTGCAGGCGGCGGGCGTCGACTTCGCCATCCTCGGGCCGCGCGAGTCGTGCACCGGGGACCCGGCACGTCGCATGGGAAACGAGTACGTGTTCCAGGCATTCGCGGCCGAGAACGTCGAGACGCTGAACGACGCGGGCGTGACGAAGATCGTCGCCAGCTGCCCGCACTGCTTCAACACGCTGGGCAACGAGTACCCGGACTTCGGCGGGCGCTACGAGGTGATGCACCACACCGAGCTGCTGGCCGAGCTGGTGCGTGACGGCCGGCTGTCAGCGACGGCCGGGACAGAGGAGATCACGTACCACGACTCCTGTTACCTGGCGCGCCACAACGACGTGATCGCCGATCCGCGAACGCTCGTGGAGGCCGTCGGGACTCCGGTCGAGATGCGAAACAGCGGCAAGCGCACGTTCTGCTGCGGCGCCGGGGGCGCGCACATGTGGATGGAGGAGCGCGGGAGTGCGATCAACGAGGAGCGGGTGCGGCAGGCGACCGAGACCGGGGCCACGACGCTCGCTGTGGCATGCCCGTTCTGCACCGTGATGCTCGAGGACGGCGTGCGGACGAGCGGGAGCGACCTGCGCGTTGCGGACGTCGCGACGCTGCTGGCCGAGAGCATCGGGAGCAACGATCACGGTGGTGATGAGCCCGCAGGGGGGCCTGCCCCCTCCGGGGGCTGACCCGGCAGCCCCACCACCGACGAATGAGCGCCACAGACGCCGCCCTTGGCCGGCCGGGTCAGACCCTGCGGGTCAGACCCGCAGGCGACCCGTCCGTGGTCGCGCCAGGTAACGGGTCTGCCCCCTCGGGGGGCTGACCCGGCAGCCCCACCACCGACGAATAAGTGCCACAGACGCCGCCCTTGGCCCGCCCGCTCAGTCCGTGGGGCCCTCGCCGGCCGCGGAGCCCTCGTGGCGGGGCAGGCCATCCTCCGGCAGCTCGTACCAGTCGCCCTTCTGGCTGGTGAACCAGTGCGCCGCGGTGTGGACGCCGGTCTCACCGTCCACCGTCCCCGCCGCGATCGCGACGTACCCGCGCCCCGGCGCGTCCCAGAACAGGCTCGACCCGCACTCACCGCAGAATCCTCGCCTCGCGCGCGCGTCGCTGCGCGGGCTGTCGACCCAGCGCAGGCCGCGCTGCTCGGTCAGGACGAGCGCATCCCGCGCGGCGGCGGTGCTCTGAGCCGGGGCCCCGTGCCATCGGCGGCACTCCTCGCAGTGGCACACGAGCACGTGGCGCAGCGGCCCGCGCACCTCGTAGCGAACCGCCCCGCAGAGGCATCCGCCGGTCGCGGTCACGCCGTGCCGGCGAGGTCGATCACCACGCGCGTCGCCTCGCCGGTGCGGACGGCGTCGATGCCGGTTCCGACCTCGTCAAGCGTCAGGCGGTGCGAGATCAGCCGGTCGAGCGGAAGCGTCCCACGCCGGTAGGCATCGAGGATCAGCGGGAAGTCGCGGTCGGGTCGAGCCGATCCGTAGATCGAGCCCAGCACCCGCCGCTCCATGCGCGGGATCGAGAGCGCGGGCAGCGAGAGCTCGGCGTCGGCGCGGGGGATGCCGGCCATCACCGCGGCCCCCCGCTTGCGGGTGGAGAGGAACGCCGCTCGCATCTGCGCCGGCCGCCCCGTGCACTCGATCGCGTAGTCGACGCCGCCGCCGCTCGCGCGCACCACCTCCTCCGCGACCTGCTCGGGCTCGCCGCGCCACGGCACCGTGGCCGTCGCGCCGAGCTGCTCCGCCCGCTCGAGCCGCTCCTCCCGCCGGTCGATCGCAACGACGGTCGACGCGCCGGATGCGACCGCTCCCATCACCGCCGACAGGCCGGTGCCGCCGGCGCCGATCACCGCCACGCGATCTCCGGGGCGCACCCCGGCGGTGCGCCACACGGCGCAGACCCCGCTGGTCACGGCACAGCCGAGCAGCGCGGCCACCTCGAACGGCACATCGGCGGGGATCCGGACGCACGAGCGCGCGGGGACGACCGCCCGCTCCGCGAACGAGGACAGGAAGCAGTAGTGGTGCACCTCGGCGCCGCCGAAGCGCAGCCGGGTGGTGCCGTCGAGCAGCCCGCCGGCCAGCATCAGCGGCCACGCGGTGCCGCACAGGTGCGGCAGGTCGCGCAGGCACTCCTCGCAGGTTCCGCAGTACGGCGCCCACGACAGGGCGACGTGGTCGCCGGCCGCGAGATCCTCCACCCCCTCGCCGACCTGCTCGACCACCCCCGCACCCTCGTGCCCGGGCACGATCGGCGCGGGCACGTCGACCGTGCCGTCGAGCACGTTCAGGTCGTCCTTGCACACCCCGGTCGCGTGCAGTCGGACGAGCGCCTCGCCGGGCCCGGGCGGCTCCAGCTCGAGCTCGACCACGCGCAGCGGCGTGCCCGGCGCGGGAAGCATCGCCGCACGCGTGCCGGTCGCGCTCATGCGGCCACCAGGCGCTCGAGCTGCCGCTCGAGGCCGAAGTCGCCCGCGTCGACGATCTCGAGCGGCAGCTCGAGCAGCGCGGCGGCGCGCCCGGCGCACGCCTCCAGCTCCGGCGTCCGCCGCTGCGCCAGCCAGATCACCCGCGTGTAGGAGTGGAAGTAGTCGTCGCGGAGCTCGGGGTGCCGGTCGAGCCCGAGCGAGCGCCAGACCGTGCGCTCGAACGTGCGGGCCAGGAAGTCGGTCAGGAAGTAGGTGCCCGGCTGCTCCGCCAGCGCCGCGGCGACGCCGGACCGGGAGAACACGTCGTAGCAGTGGTCGCCCTGGAGGCGCTCGACGCCGCGCGACGCCAGCTCGCGGTCGAGCGCTCCGTAGCTGCCGCAGTCGGCATACGCGACCGCCAGGCGGTCGTACCGGCCGGCCAGCCCGTCGAGCAGCTCCCCCACCGCCGGGGCGATCCGCTCCGGCCGGTTGTGCAGCTCGGGCGGCAGCGGGTGCACGTCGACCTGCCAGCCGCGCCGCTCGGCGATCGCGGTCACGTGCAGGGCGAGCGCTCCGCATGCCACGACGCCGGCCCTCATCCCGGGAACGCCAGCTCGTCCATGAACATGTCGTTGAAGTCGGCGCGGCCGGACAGCTCGACGTACTCCACCTCGTCGAGGATGGCGTCGGCCGCAGCCCGCTCGCGCAGCGACAGCGCCGCCATCTTGGCGCCCTCGCCCGCGACGTTGCCCGCCGAGACGATTCGCGGCAGCGCCATCTTCGGCACGAGGCCGATCCTCACGGCGCTCGACGGTGAGAGGTAGGAGCCGAAGCTGCCCGCAAGAAGCACCTGGGCGATGTCCGCGACATCGATGCCGAGCTCCTTCATCAGGATCGTCCATCCGGTCGCGATCGAGGCCTTCGCGAACTGCAGCTCCCGCACGTCGCGCTGCGACAGGTATACGGAGTTCGCCGGGTCCTCACCGCGCCAGGCCAGCACGAACACGCGCTCCTGCCCGACGGCGACCAGCCGCTTCGACAGCTCGGGGTGCAGCTCGGCCGCCTGCTCGTCCGGGATGAAGCGCCCGGAGTGGTCGAGCAGCCCGGCGGAGACGAGCTGCGCAACGGCGTCGACCAGGCCCGACCCGCACATGCCGACCGGAGCCGTGTCGCCGATCACCTCCAGCGTGAGGCCCTCGTGGTCGATCGCGACACCCTCGATCGCGCCCTCGGCCGCGCGCATGCCGCACCGGATCTGCGCCGCCTCGAACGCCGGCCCGGCCGGCGCGGCCGTCGCGACCACGCGCTCGCTCGACCCCAGCGCGATCTCGGAGTTCGTGCCGACGTCGATGAACAGGCGGATCCGCCGGTCGCGCGTGAGCCCGGTGGCCAGCATGCCGGCCACGATGTCGCCGCCGACGTACGCGCCCAGGGCCGGGAACACCGCCGCCGGTGCCCGCGGGTGTGCGCGCACGCCGAAGTCCGATGCCTGCGCCGGCGGCAGGCGCCGGGCCGTGATGATGAACGGCGACATGCCGAGCGGCTCGGGGTCGATGCCGAGCGCGAGCTGCATCATCGTCACGTTGCCGCACACCACGATCTCGTAGACCTCGTGCGGCGCCAGCTGGGCCTCCGCGCACACCTCGCCCGCCAGCTCGCTCATCGTCTCGTGGGCGCGCTGCTGGAGCATCTCCAGCGCGTCCGGGTCCATCATCGTGGCCGACACGCGGGAGATCACGTCGGCGCCGAACGGCTGCTGGCGGTTCAGCATCGAGCGCACCGCGAGCGGCTGCCCCGTCGAGAGATCGAGCAGGGTGGCCACCACGGTCGTCGTGCCCAGGTCGAACGCGATCGCATGGCGCCTGCCGGTCGTGTCCCCGGCCTCGACGTCGATCAGCATGTCGTCGCAGATCACCGCCGTGACCTTGTAATTCGCCTGGCGGAGGGTGCGGCCGAGGTCGCGCACGGCGCCCAGCTCAGCGCGCAGCTCGAAGTCGTCGACGGCGGCAAGGACACGCTCGAGATCGCTGGCCTGGTCCTCCAGCGACGGCTCCTCCAGCTCCAGGTACCGCTTCTGCACAGCCGGCCGCAGGATCACGTGGCGGCCCACACCGACCAGCGCGGCCTTGGGGCGCGTCTGCAGCGGCGGCACGTCGATCTCCAGGTCGTGCGTGGCCAGGGCACGGCAGGCGAGCCGCCAGCCGCCGTTCAGCTCGTCCGGCGTGAAGGCGCGGGGGTCGAGCGTGTCGATCGGGACGCTGCCCGATGCGATGCGCACCTTGCACTTCTTGCAGGTGCCGTGGCCGCCGCACGTGGAGTCGATGGCGATGCCGTTCCAGCTGGCGCCGTCGAAGACCGTCGTTCCGGCGGGCACGCGAACCTCGCCGCCGTCCGGCCGGAACGTCAGGCGGACGCGGCCGGTGCCGACGTCGGTGGTTTCGGGGTCTGCTGCCAAGACCGGCTTACCCGGCGGCCGCAGCCGCCTGCTTCGCGCGATGGTCGGCGATCCAGCGGGTGCCCCACTCGTCGTCGCCGAGCAGGAAGTCAGCCGCGCGCACCGCCTCGACGACCTGCGGAGCGCGAGCGTCCATGATGGCGCTGGTCAGTCCGTGGCTCTTCGCGATGCCCAGGAACATCGCGTTCAGCGCATGGCGGCCGGGAAGGCCGAAGGACGTGTTCGAGGCGCCGCACGTCATGTTCACGCCCAGGTGCTCGCGCACGAGCCGCGCCGTCTCCAGGAACAGGGTCACCGCTCGCGGCTCCGCCCCCACCGGCATCGCCAGCGGGTCGATGACGACGTCCTCCGGCGGGATGCCGTGGTCCCCGGCCGCCGAGACGATCTTCCTTGCGACCTCGAGCCGGCGCTCCGGCTCCATCGGGATCTCGTCGTCGTTGGCGAGGCCGATCACGGCGGCGCCGTGGCGCGCGACGATCGGCAGGATCAGCTCGAGCCGCTCGTCCTCGCCGGTGACGGAGTTGACGAGCGCCTTGCCCTGGTAGACCGACAGACCGGCCTCGAGCGCCTCGATCACCGAGGAGTCGATGCACAGCGGCAGGTCGGTCAGCCGCTGCGCCAGCGGCACCGCCTGGCGCATCAGCTCGATCTCGTCGGCCAGCGGGTCGCCGACGTTGACGTCGAGCACGTCGGCTCCCCCGGCGACCTGCTCTGCGACGTCGATCTCGATCTGGGACAGGTCGTTCGCCTGCAGCTGCGCCTGGAACGCCTTGCGCCCGGTCGGGTTAATGCGCTCGCCGATCACGCAGAACGGCGCACCGTCGCCGATCACGACCGTCGTTGCCGCCGACTCAAGAACCGTCCGCATGCCAATCCTTCCTGCCGGGGGTGGTCCGCTCGATCGTCACGCGGGAATCGTCGCGGCCTCGCCGCGAATCTGCGTCAGCCACTCGGCGGAGCGCTCCACGCCGCCGAACGGGAAGATGTGCAGCCCGCGGAACAGGCTGCCCGGGTCGTCGATCGTGGAGCGCGCGATGCCCTCGGCGACGTCGTCGGGCCTCCACTGCCGCGTGGTGGCCAGACGGAACAGCCCGCCCGATTTCTTGCGCAGCACCTCGACGGACGGCCCGATCCCGCACGCCAGGGCGTACTTGAGCAGCGTCGCGGGGGACGTGACGCCGGGGATGCCGGCAATGATCGGCAGCCGGTTCCCGCGCTGGCGAAGGTCGCGCTCCCAGGCGACATAGGGCTCGGCGGCGAGCGCGAACTGGGTGACGATCCGCAGCTCGATGCTCGACGATTCGGCGAACGCGTTCTTCTCGCGGATCGCCTCGAGCGCTGCGTCGGGGGGGATGTCGGGGCTGCCCTCCGGATGCCCTGCGACGCCCGCGCGGGCGATGCCGTGCTGCTCGAGCAGGCCCGAGCGGAGGACGTCGAGCGAGCTCGCGTATTCGCCCGCCAGCTCCTTGGCCCCGCCCGCGATGACGAGGACGTCGTCCACGGCCGCGCCGTCGACCAGCCGGCCGAGCAGGTCGTCAAGGGCTGCGCGCCCGGCAATCGTACGGGCGGTCAGGTGCGGCACGGGTGCGTACCCGGCGGCGCGCACCGCCTTTGCCGCCGCGACCAGATTCAGGGGATCGGCGCCGGGAAGCGACGTGATGTACACGGCCGTGCCGGCAGGCAGGTCGCCCGGCGCGAGGCCCGCGGCGTGCCGCGGCGTCACCTCCACGCTGGCATTCGAGGCGAGCTCGCGCAGCCGGTCGCCGAGATCCGTCACGCCGTCGCCGCCGCGGAGCGGCGGTTCTCGATCAGCGACTTCGCAAGCCGCACCGCCGTGGACGCGTCGGCGGCATACCCGTCGGCCCCGACGGCGTCGGCGTACTCCTGCGTCACCGGCGCACCGCCGACCATCACGATCACCTTGTCGCGCAGGCCCGACTTCTCGAGCGCGTTGATGTTCGCCTTGAACATCGGCATCGTGGTCGTCAGGAACGCGGAGAAGCCGACGATGTCCGGCTCGTGCTCCTGCACCTGCTCCACGAACTTCTCCGGCGCGACGTTGACGCCGAGGTCGTGCACCGTGAAGCCGGCGCCCTCGAGCATGATGTTGACCAGGTTCTTGCCGATGTCGTGGACGTCGCCCTTGACCGTGCCCATCACGAACGTGCCGATCGGCTTCGCACCCGTCTCGGCGAGCAACGGCCGCAGGATGTCGAGCGCCCCCTGCATTGCCCGTGCGGCGATCAGCATCTCGGGAACGAAGAAGTCGCCGCGCTCGAACCGGGCGCCCACCTCCTCGAGCGACGGGATCAGCGCGTCGTACAGGAGCGTCTCGGGATTCATGCCCATCTCGAGACCCTCGTTCGTCAGATCCTTGACGGTCGGCGCGTTGCCGACCAGCGTGTTGTCGAACAACCCCTGGAGGATCTCGTCGGTCGTCATGCCGCTCCCTTCGTTGCCGGCCGGTGCCCCAGCCGCGCCGACAGTGATG
This sequence is a window from Gaiellales bacterium. Protein-coding genes within it:
- a CDS encoding ASKHA domain-containing protein, with product MAADPETTDVGTGRVRLTFRPDGGEVRVPAGTTVFDGASWNGIAIDSTCGGHGTCKKCKVRIASGSVPIDTLDPRAFTPDELNGGWRLACRALATHDLEIDVPPLQTRPKAALVGVGRHVILRPAVQKRYLELEEPSLEDQASDLERVLAAVDDFELRAELGAVRDLGRTLRQANYKVTAVICDDMLIDVEAGDTTGRRHAIAFDLGTTTVVATLLDLSTGQPLAVRSMLNRQQPFGADVISRVSATMMDPDALEMLQQRAHETMSELAGEVCAEAQLAPHEVYEIVVCGNVTMMQLALGIDPEPLGMSPFIITARRLPPAQASDFGVRAHPRAPAAVFPALGAYVGGDIVAGMLATGLTRDRRIRLFIDVGTNSEIALGSSERVVATAAPAGPAFEAAQIRCGMRAAEGAIEGVAIDHEGLTLEVIGDTAPVGMCGSGLVDAVAQLVSAGLLDHSGRFIPDEQAAELHPELSKRLVAVGQERVFVLAWRGEDPANSVYLSQRDVRELQFAKASIATGWTILMKELGIDVADIAQVLLAGSFGSYLSPSSAVRIGLVPKMALPRIVSAGNVAGEGAKMAALSLRERAAADAILDEVEYVELSGRADFNDMFMDELAFPG
- a CDS encoding dihydropteroate synthase — protein: MRTVLESAATTVVIGDGAPFCVIGERINPTGRKAFQAQLQANDLSQIEIDVAEQVAGGADVLDVNVGDPLADEIELMRQAVPLAQRLTDLPLCIDSSVIEALEAGLSVYQGKALVNSVTGEDERLELILPIVARHGAAVIGLANDDEIPMEPERRLEVARKIVSAAGDHGIPPEDVVIDPLAMPVGAEPRAVTLFLETARLVREHLGVNMTCGASNTSFGLPGRHALNAMFLGIAKSHGLTSAIMDARAPQVVEAVRAADFLLGDDEWGTRWIADHRAKQAAAAAG
- a CDS encoding corrinoid protein, which codes for MTTDEILQGLFDNTLVGNAPTVKDLTNEGLEMGMNPETLLYDALIPSLEEVGARFERGDFFVPEMLIAARAMQGALDILRPLLAETGAKPIGTFVMGTVKGDVHDIGKNLVNIMLEGAGFTVHDLGVNVAPEKFVEQVQEHEPDIVGFSAFLTTTMPMFKANINALEKSGLRDKVIVMVGGAPVTQEYADAVGADGYAADASTAVRLAKSLIENRRSAAATA
- a CDS encoding DUF1638 domain-containing protein, which produces MRAGVVACGALALHVTAIAERRGWQVDVHPLPPELHNRPERIAPAVGELLDGLAGRYDRLAVAYADCGSYGALDRELASRGVERLQGDHCYDVFSRSGVAAALAEQPGTYFLTDFLARTFERTVWRSLGLDRHPELRDDYFHSYTRVIWLAQRRTPELEACAGRAAALLELPLEIVDAGDFGLERQLERLVAA
- a CDS encoding GFA family protein — its product is MTATGGCLCGAVRYEVRGPLRHVLVCHCEECRRWHGAPAQSTAAARDALVLTEQRGLRWVDSPRSDARARRGFCGECGSSLFWDAPGRGYVAIAAGTVDGETGVHTAAHWFTSQKGDWYELPEDGLPRHEGSAAGEGPTD
- a CDS encoding Zn-dependent alcohol dehydrogenase yields the protein MSATGTRAAMLPAPGTPLRVVELELEPPGPGEALVRLHATGVCKDDLNVLDGTVDVPAPIVPGHEGAGVVEQVGEGVEDLAAGDHVALSWAPYCGTCEECLRDLPHLCGTAWPLMLAGGLLDGTTRLRFGGAEVHHYCFLSSFAERAVVPARSCVRIPADVPFEVAALLGCAVTSGVCAVWRTAGVRPGDRVAVIGAGGTGLSAVMGAVASGASTVVAIDRREERLERAEQLGATATVPWRGEPEQVAEEVVRASGGGVDYAIECTGRPAQMRAAFLSTRKRGAAVMAGIPRADAELSLPALSIPRMERRVLGSIYGSARPDRDFPLILDAYRRGTLPLDRLISHRLTLDEVGTGIDAVRTGEATRVVIDLAGTA
- a CDS encoding (Fe-S)-binding protein; amino-acid sequence: MFALRARLLVRIMRLGRPAPRFDDIPERVRQEAVIAIGQRKLLQRLGPGLMHAFIFWGFIVLFPTIVIAMIGAVDKGATLPWLGRQGWFATLVDVFAVLVFLSVCAAFFIRKVQRPARFEGSHLGEADLILAWIAGIVTTLLLWHAARIALDLNEWPASWSPVANGLSNLFGAGQPTETLERALVWAHVLLILGFLAYLPYSKHLHIITAVINVFFGRTSARGRLEPLVFDDPDVPEEEIRMGAGTLTDMTWKQMMDTVTCTECGRCQEVCPAWNTGKALSPKLLIMGLRDHMLEQGPKLLAGDESADAVPLVPNAVTDEVVWDCVTCGACVRECPVSIEHIDHIVDLRRHLVMAEARFPAEADPMMRDIERASNPWGKAQQDRADWAEGLGVRVLEPGEAPPEVLYWVGCAASFDERAKQTAVSTAKLLQAAGVDFAILGPRESCTGDPARRMGNEYVFQAFAAENVETLNDAGVTKIVASCPHCFNTLGNEYPDFGGRYEVMHHTELLAELVRDGRLSATAGTEEITYHDSCYLARHNDVIADPRTLVEAVGTPVEMRNSGKRTFCCGAGGAHMWMEERGSAINEERVRQATETGATTLAVACPFCTVMLEDGVRTSGSDLRVADVATLLAESIGSNDHGGDEPAGGPAPSGG